In Oryctolagus cuniculus chromosome X, mOryCun1.1, whole genome shotgun sequence, a single window of DNA contains:
- the LOC103345006 gene encoding melanoma-associated antigen B1: MPRGQKSKLRARKKRQQTRSVAQGAKAAHAVGEEEEESPSSSPVREGTPPSSPRSCAAQGGLRGRASSSPEAGSSDASSDVDEGYRAGSSQVSLRDPLNRKASMLVQFIMEKYKKREPIVQADMLKVVKRKYKKHFPEILRRTSERVELIFGLELEEVDPISRSYVLINKLSLSSEDEVSGERVLPKTGLVMTLLAVIFMKGNRATEAEMWEFLNALGIYAGRRHSIFGEPRKLITEDLVQENYLEYRQVRFRSPPVYEFVWGPRAHAETTKMKVLEVLAKINDTVPRCYPDLYEEALRDEQERAELQAVARASTVARSRVGSRAKSRRSSHT, encoded by the coding sequence ATGCCTCGGGGACAGAAGAGCAAGCTCCGAGCTCGCAAGAAGCGCCAGCAGACCCGCAGTGTGGCCCAGGGTGCCAAGGCTGCCCATGCCgttggggaagaggaagaagagtctccctcctcctctcccgtTCGTGAGGGAACTCCCCCAAGCTCCCCTAGATCCTGCGCTGCCCAGGGGGGTCTGAGAGGCCGAGCGTCTAGCTCTCCTGAGGCAGGGAGTTCTGATGCCAGTTCGGATGTAGATGAGGGCTATAGGGCAGGCtcttcccaggtctccctcagAGATCCTCTGAACAGGAAGGCGAGTATGCTGGTGCAGTTCATCATGGAGAAGTATAAAAAGCGAGAGCCCATCGTGCAGGCAGACATGCTGAAGGTAGTCAAGAGAAAGTATAAGAAGCATTTCCCCGAGATCCTCAGGAGAACCTCTGAGCGTGTTGAGCTGATCTTTGGCCTCGAGTTGGAGGAAGTCGACCCCATTAGTCGCTCCTATGTCCTTATCAACAAGCTCAGCCTCTCCAGTGAGGATGAGGTCAGTGGGGAAAGGGTGCTGCCCAAGACAGGGCTGGTGATGACACTCTTGGCTGTGATCTTTATGAAGGGCAACCGTGCCACTGAGGCGGAGATGTGGGAGTTCCTGAATGCTCTGGGGATCTATGCTGGGAGGAGGCACTCAATCTTTGGGGAGCCCCGGAAGCTCATCACCGAAGATCTGGTGCAGGAAAATTACCTGGAGTACCGTCAGGTGCGCTTTAGGAGTCCTCCAGTCTATGAATTCGTGTGGGGTCCCAGAGCACATGCTGAAACTACCAAGATGAAagtcctggaagttttggccAAGATCAATGACACTGTCCCTCGCTGCTACCCTGATCTCTATGAGGAGGCTTTAAGAGATGAGCAAGAGAGAGCAGAACTGCAAGCTGTAGCCAGGGCCTCCACGGTTGCCAGGTCCAGGGTGGGTTCTAGGGCCAAGTCCCGCAGGTCCTCCCACACCTAA